The Saccharopolyspora gregorii genomic interval TGCCGGCACCAGGTCCGCGCCCACCACCGGGAGACCCCCGTCGCGATCATCGGCGCCGGGCCCGGTGGGCTCGCCGTCGCGGCCGAGCTGGCCCGCCGCGGCATCGCGGCCACCGTGTTCGAGCGCGGCCCGCAGGTCGGGTCGAGCTGGCGCCACCACTACGACCACCTGCGGCTGCACACCGCGCGCTCGCTGTCCCGGCTGCCGGGGATGCGCATCCCGCGCCGCTTCGGGCGGTGGGTCGCCCGGGCGGACCTGGTGCGCTACCTGGAGGACTACGCCCAGCGGCACGAGCTGGACGTCCGGCCGAACACCACCGTGGAGCGGGTGTGGCCCGCGGAGCGGATCGGCGGGGAGCGCTGCTGGCGGCTGCGGGCCGGTGGCGAGACCACGACGGCGCGGGCGGTGGTCATCGCGACCGGGCTCGCCCACACCCCGCACATCCCGGACTGGCCGGGGCTGGACGGGTTCTCCGGGCTGCTGCTGCACTCCGCGCGCTACCGGAACCCGGACCGGCACCTCGGGCGCGACGTCCTCGTCGTCGGCGGTGGCAACAGCGGCGCCGAGATCGCGACGGCCCTCGCCCAGCACGGCGCCACCCGGGTCTGGTGGTCGGTGCGCACCCCACCGACCATCGTGCCCGCCGCGGCGGACCGGTGGCAGCGGCTGGGGGTGCTGCTCGCGAAGGCGCCGACCTCCGCCGCCGACCTGCTGACCCGGACGTTCACCCGAGCTCAGCTCCCGGACCTGCGCGGGCACGGGCTGCCGCGCCCGCAGGAAGGGCTCTACGCGCGGATCCGGCGGGACGGGAGCAGCCCGGTGCACGACCGCGGCATCGTCGAAGCCGTCCGGAAGGGACGCGTGCAGCCGGTCCCGGCGGTGGCGAGCGTGGACCGCAGCCAGGTGGTGCTCGCCGACGGCAGCCGCATCCGGCCGGACCACGTCATCGCCGCCACCGGCTACCGGACCGGGCTGGCCCGGTTGGTGGGGCCGGACGTGCTGGCGACGCCGCAGGACCTGCCCGTGGCGCCGGAACTCACCGAAGCACCGGACCTGCACTTCCTCGGCTTCACCAACCACCCGGCGGGGCACCTGCACCGGATCGCCACCGAAGCGCGCGCCACCGCCAAGCTCATCGCCCGGCGGCAGCGCCAGGCCGGTGCCCGCACCTCCGGCGAACCGGAATGCGACTGCGCGCAACGGGTTTCCGACCTGGCCGGGTGAGCATGCAGCTCCGCCACCGCCCGCGCCGCGTCCGAGTGCCTGCCAGCAGCGCCGCACCGGACGGTTCGGCGGCCTGCCACCCGCCAGCCCAACAGGGGCGCCGCCACCCGAACGCTGCGCAGCACGAGTCGCTACCCGTCCCGCCGAGCAGAACGAGTCAGAACACCACCACCGAACGGAGAACCTCTCCGTCGTGCATCTTGGTGAAGGCGGACTCGACCTGGTCCAACGAGATCTCCTCGGTCACGAACTTCTCCAACGGCAACCTGCCCTGCAAATACATCTCCACCAGCATGGGGAAATCCCGGCTCGGCAAGCAATCCCCGTACCAGGACGACTTCAACGCACCACCCCGCCCGAACACCTCCAGCAACGGCAACTCCAGCTTCATCTCCGGAGTCGGCACCCCCACCAGCACCACCGTCCCGGCCAGATCCCGCGCGTAGAACGCCTGCTCATACGTCGCGGGCACCCCCACCGCGTCGATCACCAGATCCGCCCCGAACCCATCGGTGAGCTCCCGCACCGCCGCCACCGTGTCCACCTCGGCCGCGTTCACCGTGTGCGTGGCACCGAACTCCTCCGCCCACGCCAACTTCGCCGGATCCTTGTCCACCGCGATGATCCGCCGCGCACCCGCGAAACTCGCCCCCGCGATCGCACCATCACCCACACCGCCGCAGCCGATCACCGCGACCGAATCACCCGGACCCGCACCACCGGTGTTCACCGCCGCACCGATCCCCGCCATCACACCGCACCCCAGCAACCCCGCCACCGCAGGCCGCGCCGCCGGATCCACCTTCGTGCACTGACCCGCATGCACCAACGTCTTCTCCGCGAACGCACCGATCCCCAACGCCGGCGACAACGCAGTCCCATCCAGCAACGTCATCGGCTGCGCCGCGTTGTGCGTGTCGAAGCAGTACTGCGGACGACCCCGCCTACACGCCCGACACACCCCGCACACCGCACGCCAGTTCAACACCACGAAATCACCGGGTTCGAGATCCACCACCCCGGCCCCCACCGACTCCACCACACCGGCCGCCTCGTGCCCCAGCAAGAACGGGAACTCGTCATTGATCCCGCCCTCCCGATAATGCAGATCCGTGTGGCACACCCCGCACGCCTGCACCCGCACCACCGCCTCACCCGGACCGGGATCGGGAACGATGATGGTGGTGACCTCGACCGGCTTGCCCTTGCCGGTCGCCACTACGCCGCGCACTTCGGTCATCCAGAGCTCCAGTTCAGACGTGGGGAAAATCCTGCAGGATTCGGTCGTCACCAGCCGTATTCGCCGGCGGCGTCGATGAGCCAGTCCGCGACGTACCGCGCGAACGACGAACGCACGATCAGCCAGTAGGTGGGCAGCGCCGCGTCCCGGCACACCAGCACGACGGCCGCGCGCGCCAGCAGCGTCTGCGCGCACCGGCCGGTCGCGAAGCCGCGCGGATGCAGGTCCAGCGCGCAGCCCATGTTCAGCAGGTCCCGGGCGTGCGGCCCGGAGACCTCCAGGATGGTGCGGTGCGCGGACACGTCCACCACCGCGCCGTGATCGCCGTCGAGCGCGGTGGTCAACGTGTCCGAAATGGACTCCGCGGCGCCTTCCGGTCCGATCAGCAGCCATTCGTCCGGGCCGAGGCCGAGGACCAGCGCTCCTTCGGCGTGCACCACCTCGCCGGGCTGGTTCGGCAGCATCGCGTGGATCGCGGTGCCGATCCGCTCCGCGCCGGACCCCTTCGGGTCCACCCGCAGCGTGATCTGCGCCTTGAACGGCACCTCGGTGATGTGCACGGCGTCCGGCCCGGACCGCGCGGCGAGCGCCTCCGCCCGGGTCGCCAACGGGGACTCTCCGTAGGGCTCAGCCATCGCGGCGCGCTCCTTCCTTGTCGTAGAAGACGGGTTCGGTGACCGTGAGCGGGACCAGCCGGCCGTCGAGCGGGCTGTAGACGGTGTCGCCGATGCGGTCCCGCCCGCCCTTCACCAGCGCCAGGCTGAACCCGCCGCCGAGCACCGCGCTGCGGTAGCTGGAGGTGACGTGGCCCAGCATCGGCACCGGTGGCGCGGGCAGCACCTCGCTCGCCACCAGCTGCGACCCTTCCGGCAGCACCAGGGATTCGTCCTGCGGTCGCAGGCCGACGAGGTGCTTGCGGTCCGGCCGGGCGTTGTCGGCGCGGGCGAAGGAGCGCATGCCGAGGAAGTCGTCCTTCTTCTTCGACACCGCCCAGCTCATGCCGAGGTCGTGCGGGGTGACGGTGCCGTCGGTGTCCTGCCCGACGATCGGGAAGCCCTTCTCGGCGCGCAGCACGTGCATCGTCTCGGTGCCGTACGGGGTGATGTCGAAGGGGCGTCCGGCTTCGTGCAGTGCCTCCCACACTTCCCGGCCGTACCACCAGGGCACGTTGATCTCGAAGGCCAGCTCGCCGGAGAAGCTGATCCGGCACACCCGCGCCCGCCTGCCCGCGACGACGCCGTCCTGCCAGGACATGAACGGGAACGCGTCGTTGTCCAGCTCCAGCCCGGTGGCCACCCGGGCGAGGACTTCGCGGG includes:
- a CDS encoding flavin-containing monooxygenase, coding for MHTDPLRTCRHQVRAHHRETPVAIIGAGPGGLAVAAELARRGIAATVFERGPQVGSSWRHHYDHLRLHTARSLSRLPGMRIPRRFGRWVARADLVRYLEDYAQRHELDVRPNTTVERVWPAERIGGERCWRLRAGGETTTARAVVIATGLAHTPHIPDWPGLDGFSGLLLHSARYRNPDRHLGRDVLVVGGGNSGAEIATALAQHGATRVWWSVRTPPTIVPAAADRWQRLGVLLAKAPTSAADLLTRTFTRAQLPDLRGHGLPRPQEGLYARIRRDGSSPVHDRGIVEAVRKGRVQPVPAVASVDRSQVVLADGSRIRPDHVIAATGYRTGLARLVGPDVLATPQDLPVAPELTEAPDLHFLGFTNHPAGHLHRIATEARATAKLIARRQRQAGARTSGEPECDCAQRVSDLAG
- a CDS encoding S-(hydroxymethyl)mycothiol dehydrogenase gives rise to the protein MTEVRGVVATGKGKPVEVTTIIVPDPGPGEAVVRVQACGVCHTDLHYREGGINDEFPFLLGHEAAGVVESVGAGVVDLEPGDFVVLNWRAVCGVCRACRRGRPQYCFDTHNAAQPMTLLDGTALSPALGIGAFAEKTLVHAGQCTKVDPAARPAVAGLLGCGVMAGIGAAVNTGGAGPGDSVAVIGCGGVGDGAIAGASFAGARRIIAVDKDPAKLAWAEEFGATHTVNAAEVDTVAAVRELTDGFGADLVIDAVGVPATYEQAFYARDLAGTVVLVGVPTPEMKLELPLLEVFGRGGALKSSWYGDCLPSRDFPMLVEMYLQGRLPLEKFVTEEISLDQVESAFTKMHDGEVLRSVVVF
- a CDS encoding sarcosine oxidase subunit gamma, which encodes MAEPYGESPLATRAEALAARSGPDAVHITEVPFKAQITLRVDPKGSGAERIGTAIHAMLPNQPGEVVHAEGALVLGLGPDEWLLIGPEGAAESISDTLTTALDGDHGAVVDVSAHRTILEVSGPHARDLLNMGCALDLHPRGFATGRCAQTLLARAAVVLVCRDAALPTYWLIVRSSFARYVADWLIDAAGEYGW